CAGTGTGGCAACTGTTAAAGATTCTGAAATATCCGACATTCAGGAAAAGATCAGGGGTAAAATTCAAAGGCTCGATGACCTGAATATGGACCTGCAGAAAGTGAATAGTCTAAGGATGAGTAAAATTGAGCCATTTTTAAAGGATATTTCAAAGAATCTGGATAACTGGGTAGTCAAAGAGGAATTTTTCGAGAAAGGAAGTGGTTTGAAAAGTATAGAATTCCAGCCTGTCCGGATTAGCCAGTATGCATACGACAGGTATCTGAGACTGGGAAACATCAATATCATTATGTCAGCTACGATTCTGAATCCTGCCATGGTAGCTAACGATTTAGGTATTAATCCCGCCGAAATCGAATATCTAGAAATCCCGCCTGTGTATCCCAAAGAAAAGAATAAGGTCTTTAACCTGGGGATTGCAAATTTCAAATATTATAATGACGAGACCCCGGAAGAGGAAGAGGAATTTTATAAAGAAGTGGTAGAAAGAATTGATATGATCCTGGAACTGTTCCCTGAGGATAAAGGGATTATTCATTGCGCTACTTACAGGATTTCAGATTTTATCGAGAAATATTCTGCATATAAGGATAGGTTGATTTTCCATAATTCGGCAAACAGGGAAGAAAAGTTGCAGGAGCACCTGTCCAGAATTGGAGAAGGAACTGTTTTAGTCTCTCCTTCCATGACCGAAGGCGTGGATCTGAAAGATGATCTTTCCAGGTTCCAGGTCATGATTAAGGTTCCTTACCCTGATCTAGCAGATACCAGAATATCAAGGCGTAAAGAGCTAGAAGAAAAAATGAAATTAAGACCGCTTTCATATGTTTATAAGACTGCAATTGTAATCATTCAAGCAATCGGACGATCAGTAAGGACAGAAACTGATTATGCGGTAACTTTCACACTTGATACAAGATTCACGTCCTTTGCAATTCAACAACCCGAGCTTATGAGGCTATTTACCAGGCATGTTAGGAATAACAAAGAAATTTCAAAGCTTGAAGGTATGAAAGGTAAAGATGCATTTTTTCTTAATAAACTGACAAGGAAAATTTTCAGAAAAGCCGAACATAGACAAAAATCAAGACACATAAAACGAATGTTTAACTGATCTTTTTTAATAAGTAGAAATGAAGTCAAATACGCGGTGGTTCTTGTTACCTCTTAACATACTAATAAAACTCTATTCAGTTCCATACGTCTTTTAAGTCAGAAACTCCAGCTATAGAGCTTAAAGTTAATAATACTGAAACGTAAGGGTAAAGGTCAAATCAAAATATCTGAATAACGAGATTCCTGAACAATTAAGTGGTCTGACAAAGAGGCTGAAAGGACAAAATCCTGCAATCTTTCAATATAAAGGTTTATTAGATGAGTTATCGAAACAGAGTAACCCTGCGAGATGCGATGAAAGAAATAGTTGAAGAGCCCCTGCTTCCCCTGGTTCCGAAACGCTTTGACTATATAGGAGATATTGCAGTAATTTCGATTCCTCCGGAATTAGGGGCTTATAGAGAGGCTATTGTTTCAAAAATTCTCTCTATGAGAGGCAACACGAGGGCAGTGCTCAACAAGGTAAGCAAACTCGAAGGGGAACGCAGGGTAGCTCATTTTGAAGTTCTCGCCGGGGAATCCGCAGAAACTTTACACAGAGAAAACGGCTATACATACAGAATGGATGTGAGAAAGGTTTTTTTCAACCCCAGGCTCTACTGGGAAAGGGCACGTGTAGCTTCAAAAGTCCTGTCTGGAGAGTCTGTTTTGATTCCTTTTGCAGGCGTGGGTCCTTTTGTGCTCCCTCCGGCAGGAAAGGGGACAATGGTCTGCGCAATCGAGATAAATCCTGACGCCTGTGCCTGCCTGAAAGAGAATATCCGGCTGAACAAACTTGAAAAACAGGTCACGGTTATCCAGGGAGATGCCGAATTTATTCTCAGCCATTCTGGTTCTCTGGAAGCTGAGGGCTTCAGGGTTCCGGAAAACGGCTTTGACAGGGCAATTGTACCAACTCCTTACGGCATGGACCATTTCCTTGGAAAGGTCTCAGAGCTTATAAAAAAGGGCGGACACATTCATTTTTACACTTTTAAAACCGAGCCACAGATTCCTGAATTAATTGAAGAGTACAGAAGAATGGGGCTTGAAGTCGAGTTTTTCAGGCGCACAGGAAATGTTGCTCCTGGTGTTAGCAGGTGGGTTTTTGATCTGGTTAAAAAATGATAGGTAAGATGCAAACTACCTGTCATCCAGATAAATACTCCTTTTAATGCGAAAACCGCGTTTGAATTAACTGACAAATTTCGGACATTTTTGCCAGTTTGCCTGGCGACCTTCGTCCAGTTCTTTTACCATATTTTTCTAATCTTAATTAGACAGATTCTACTTACTTATATAGTATTTTCTTACAAAAAATATTGTTTCAGCATAATAATTTTACAAAAAATGAATAAAGGCAAAAATTAATAAAAATACAATAAAACTTTGAATAGTATGAATAATAAAACGCATAAAGCCCATTGTACATTAGAAAATATATGCTTCTTTCAAATTCAGGTTCTAATTAAGAAATTATATTAGGTTTATCGTTAGTGCATAAAATAAAATCTAGTAGACGTTTCAGTTAAATTTAGGTTTTGGATCATTGATAGTTTAACGATTTGATTTCTTTTTTCAAAAATACGGGTATAACACGAATTTTCAGGCAATTATAAAAAATATTTATTTTAATACAGTTTAAAATACAATAATTTTAAATGTCATCAGTATTATTATATATAGTAGGTTAAAGAATAAATATTGATCATAGAATCAAATATATTCATCTCGAGAGTAGCCCTGCTCTGGAATGTCCAAGATTTAAAAGCTGTAAGTTTCTAAATTTATTTCCACACCTTTTAAGTTTTTAATATGATCAAACGTTAATGTGGAGTATTAAATTATGAAAAATATTTTAATTATTGGATTATTATTTACTCTATTTTTTTTCCCAGTTTGTGTCGAAGCTAAAAGCGCCACTATTTATGTTGTTCCTGCAATAACAGATGATAAGATATTGCCAGCATCTTCAATACCTTCCTCTTATATATCCGATACGATCTTTATTAAGGCTTCTCTAGGCGAATTTGAACCAGCTAGTTTTGTTATCCACGCAAATGAAGAAATTAGTCCCATTACCATTAAAATAACGGATCTCACTGGAAGCGATTGCATAATATCCAATACCAGTGTGGATATACGAACAGTTAAGTGCTGGTATCAGGGAGGCTACGATCACTATGATGTTGAGCCCCAAGGCAGATATCTAACTCCCGAACTTCTCTTGAAAGATGATTCACTGATTAAAGTGACTGGAGAGAATTGGACTAAAGCGGATATTTCTAACCCTAAAGGAGAAAACTATCTTAAATTAAGCAGTGGACTATATACTACCATTTCAAATAGCACACCACAATATTCAGATTTGTTGGTAACTCCTATATCCAAACTTCCTGTTAGAGACTCTACTACCCTCCAGCCAGTAACTGTCCCGAAAGGATACAACAAACAATTCTGGGTTATCTTAAAAGTACCATTTAACGCTAGTTCAGGAAACTATAGCGGTAAAATCATAATAGAATCCAATACGCGCATAATCCAGGAGCTCAAGTTGAACTTACAGGTCCTGCCTATTGAACTTTCCAAGACAAATATGGAGTATAGTCTCTTTTACAGAGGTAAAATTACTGAAAATGGAAGTATTTCATCCGAAGAGAAAACAACTGCTCAGTTTACTGCTGAAATACAGAACATGTATGATCATGGCATAACAAATCCAACCATTTATCCTTACATCGGTTCTTACGGTTTGTTTCAAACACATGAAACTGCAATGTGTAAAGAATTATCTATTCGCCAGAATATTGGACTCGATAATACCAGGTTGTATTTCTGCGGATATGTTCTTCCAGATACTATCAAACACTTCAAAGATTTATTTGCTCAGTATGGTGTAGTTGATATTTATCAGTATGGACCAGACGAACAGGATATAAACATAACTGAATCCAGGGATTATATCACATCTGTACATAATTCTGGTGGGAAATATTTCGTTGCTGAATGGATAAAGTCATATGCTGAATCAGTTCCAGATGTGTTAGATTTAGTTATCGCAGGTAATATCTGGCCTGATGTTGTAGATAGTTACCACAGTTATGGACATAAAATTTTCTTATATAATTGCCCTCAAACAGTTCCAGAATATCCTCATACATTCAGATTGAATTATGGGCTTTTGCTATGGCAAAAAAATTATGATGGAACAATGGATTACGCTTATCAACATTCTTTCGGTGATATATGGAATGACTTTGACAGTCCTATATGCAGGGATCACGTTTTTGCCTATCCGACGATGGACGGCGTGATAGACACCATTCAGTGGGAAGGTTTCAGGGAAGGAGTGGACGATGTGCGGTATTTGACCACTCTACAAAATAAGATTGCATTGGCCAAGAGTGAAGGCAAGAATACTTCAGAAGCAGAGAATTATCTCGCAAATCTGAAAAATTCTAGCTTATCCTCAATGGATCTCGATGAAGTTCGTGGACAGATTATATATTACACTCTTTCGCTGCAAAATGATCTAAACTCAACCAATCAGAATACAAGTGGAAATGATTCCACAAATGAAAATAATTATACAAATTTAACAATTTTGCAGAAACCGATTGCAGACTTCTGGGAATCTCCAAAGTCAGGAAACGTACCTTTGAATGTCACATTTACAGATAATTCGACAGGTTCACCAACTGCATGGAACTGGAACTTTGGAGACGGAACAATAAATTCAACTCTTCAGAACCCGGTACATACCTATTCAACAGCAGGGGACTATACAGTTGTATTTACTGCAAGTAATGCCGCAGGTAGCAGTACTGTGACTGGACTTATTAGGGTAACGCCACCCGAAGACTCCATATCTGATGGATCTGCAGCTTCCAAACTCAAAGTATTTGATAATCGTTTGCGTGAAGCTTCTCCTGACACCGTCTTTCAGAGTTCACCCTATATTGACATAGGGGGAATGAATAGTGTCAGATACAGGGATATGGTGTGGTTTAACCTGAGCGAATACACAGGCTCTGCTAATGTCAATAACGCCACTCTTTCACTTTACTGGTACTACCCTGCAGGGATCTCAAGGCCTTCAGATACTGTAATTGAAGTTTACAGGCCTGCTTCTTCCTGGAACCCTGGTTACGTAAGCTGGAATAAGAGAGACAGAGGAATTGCCTGGAAGAATCCCGGGGGAGACTGGTATGACAAAAAAGGTGTCCTCCAGGGCAGCACTCCTTATGCCACCCTGACCATCAAAGGCAGTGCCCTTCCTGACAACAGATATTACGAGCTGAACGTAACTGATCTCGTAAAAGAGTATGTCAGCGGCAAATATGAGAACACAGGATTCCTGATAAAAGCCCGCACAGAGAGAAATAACTATATTGCATTCTATAGCAGTGACTGCGGAAACGAAAATCAGATACCAAAAATCCGACTGGTATATAGCTAAAAACTTAGATCCATTATTAAGCGAGTACTCCGAAAACCTGCGTAAGAAACGTTAATTTCTAATGCTCGCTTTTCGGAAAATTCTTTTTAGTTTTTTGTTAATTTTCCACATAAGTTCTAAAATACTTCAGAACCCAGGCATGCTTAATTTAAATCAGGAACTTACTCAGTTACGCTTACAACAAGTAATGCAGATAAATACACGAAGTTGTCAGCCTTCATCCTTTTGAACGAAGAGAGCGGGCAAAATGGACGTCGTGCTAGGTTCAGCTCATTGATAGTTTACTCTAAGTCAGCCTTCAACAGAGTCTTCATCCTCAAGCCCGAGATGTTTCATAACATGGTGGTAGTGTTCAGGGGACAGCCTTGAATAAAAAGCTCGCTTGACCACTTCACTGAGTGCCGGGTGGATATCCATCATTTGCATCATCGGTTTTGCGCTCCTTGATGCCGTGTACATGAGAGGAATTATCTGGTGTATCAGGACCGAGGCATGGGGTCCTATAATATGAGCGCCCAGGATTTTATCTTCCAGACCGTCCAGAATTACCTTTACGAAATAA
This window of the Methanosarcina mazei S-6 genome carries:
- a CDS encoding helicase C-terminal domain-containing protein; this encodes MEESEILEYFPKKYLPRDAQIAVLTGIEKAIKQGKKYILIQAPTGVGKSAIAYTVMKYFGEGYVCTATKSLQDQYLADFPDLLTVKGRSNYICKTRNDGKTCDLGACVVQDLMCSRKPGTKETKYPAYYSERDHCTKYWTGPTGDPERCDYWIDKAKALNNFGVVHNYQYLLHEANFAGDFVGRKILISDEGHNIEAMIIAFIKVPIVYENLTLINKFLGDFKIQFVTPDSDMENEQKLRLHAGWLMKLREAAILAEENIKKLAKEELDIKINLEHSVATVKDSEISDIQEKIRGKIQRLDDLNMDLQKVNSLRMSKIEPFLKDISKNLDNWVVKEEFFEKGSGLKSIEFQPVRISQYAYDRYLRLGNINIIMSATILNPAMVANDLGINPAEIEYLEIPPVYPKEKNKVFNLGIANFKYYNDETPEEEEEFYKEVVERIDMILELFPEDKGIIHCATYRISDFIEKYSAYKDRLIFHNSANREEKLQEHLSRIGEGTVLVSPSMTEGVDLKDDLSRFQVMIKVPYPDLADTRISRRKELEEKMKLRPLSYVYKTAIVIIQAIGRSVRTETDYAVTFTLDTRFTSFAIQQPELMRLFTRHVRNNKEISKLEGMKGKDAFFLNKLTRKIFRKAEHRQKSRHIKRMFN
- a CDS encoding disaggregatase related repeat-containing protein, which codes for MKNILIIGLLFTLFFFPVCVEAKSATIYVVPAITDDKILPASSIPSSYISDTIFIKASLGEFEPASFVIHANEEISPITIKITDLTGSDCIISNTSVDIRTVKCWYQGGYDHYDVEPQGRYLTPELLLKDDSLIKVTGENWTKADISNPKGENYLKLSSGLYTTISNSTPQYSDLLVTPISKLPVRDSTTLQPVTVPKGYNKQFWVILKVPFNASSGNYSGKIIIESNTRIIQELKLNLQVLPIELSKTNMEYSLFYRGKITENGSISSEEKTTAQFTAEIQNMYDHGITNPTIYPYIGSYGLFQTHETAMCKELSIRQNIGLDNTRLYFCGYVLPDTIKHFKDLFAQYGVVDIYQYGPDEQDINITESRDYITSVHNSGGKYFVAEWIKSYAESVPDVLDLVIAGNIWPDVVDSYHSYGHKIFLYNCPQTVPEYPHTFRLNYGLLLWQKNYDGTMDYAYQHSFGDIWNDFDSPICRDHVFAYPTMDGVIDTIQWEGFREGVDDVRYLTTLQNKIALAKSEGKNTSEAENYLANLKNSSLSSMDLDEVRGQIIYYTLSLQNDLNSTNQNTSGNDSTNENNYTNLTILQKPIADFWESPKSGNVPLNVTFTDNSTGSPTAWNWNFGDGTINSTLQNPVHTYSTAGDYTVVFTASNAAGSSTVTGLIRVTPPEDSISDGSAASKLKVFDNRLREASPDTVFQSSPYIDIGGMNSVRYRDMVWFNLSEYTGSANVNNATLSLYWYYPAGISRPSDTVIEVYRPASSWNPGYVSWNKRDRGIAWKNPGGDWYDKKGVLQGSTPYATLTIKGSALPDNRYYELNVTDLVKEYVSGKYENTGFLIKARTERNNYIAFYSSDCGNENQIPKIRLVYS
- a CDS encoding class I SAM-dependent methyltransferase, whose product is MSYRNRVTLRDAMKEIVEEPLLPLVPKRFDYIGDIAVISIPPELGAYREAIVSKILSMRGNTRAVLNKVSKLEGERRVAHFEVLAGESAETLHRENGYTYRMDVRKVFFNPRLYWERARVASKVLSGESVLIPFAGVGPFVLPPAGKGTMVCAIEINPDACACLKENIRLNKLEKQVTVIQGDAEFILSHSGSLEAEGFRVPENGFDRAIVPTPYGMDHFLGKVSELIKKGGHIHFYTFKTEPQIPELIEEYRRMGLEVEFFRRTGNVAPGVSRWVFDLVKK